In Palaemon carinicauda isolate YSFRI2023 chromosome 38, ASM3689809v2, whole genome shotgun sequence, a single window of DNA contains:
- the LOC137630621 gene encoding uncharacterized protein, with amino-acid sequence MVWFPEACTLCYDLSSILLNDDADEDALRTAKASLRSWVSGFGRNAPTGCPYLLDGDMASRLFPGSSSAAVPADVADPMIAAIRASIPLEEETQPSGEVSSLDIHTEPMDEQVVQGAGLSLLRNLFACVAGSQN; translated from the exons ATGGTTTGGTTCCCTGAGGCGTGCACCTTGTGTTACGACCTCTCCTCGAttttgctgaatgatgat GCTGATGAAGATGCCCTCCGGACGGCTAAGGCCAGCCTCCGGTCTTGGGTTTCGGGGTTCGGCCGTAACGCCCCCACTGGATGCCCCTacctcctcgacggagacatggcttCTCGACTCTTCCCAGGCTCCTCTTCTGCCGCAGTGCCTGCTGATGTCGCCGACCCTATGATTGCGGCTATCAGAGCGTCAATACCCCTGGAAGAGGAGACCCAGCCCTCGGGAGAAGTTTCATCATTGGACATCCACAcagaacccatggacgagcag GTAGTTCAAGGAGCAGGACTGAGTTTATTAAGAAATCTCTTTGCCTGCGTAGCTGGTTCACAAAACTAA